Proteins encoded together in one Lathyrus oleraceus cultivar Zhongwan6 chromosome 5, CAAS_Psat_ZW6_1.0, whole genome shotgun sequence window:
- the LOC127079734 gene encoding uncharacterized protein LOC127079734 has translation MVLGLEKVKKTTEKIKIIQEKVKASQSRQKSYHDKGRKTLEFQKGDHVFLRVTPVTGVDCTLKSKKLTQSFIGQFLILHRVGELRKYIPYPSRVIQLDDVQVRVNLKVETLSLRFDDREVKNLRVKEIALVKVMRGAPAGGNATWELESRMRESYP, from the exons ATGGTGCTTGGACTTGAAAAAGTTAAGAAAACTACTGAGAAGATCAAGATTATCCAAGAGAAGGTGAAAGCTTCACAAAGTCGTCAGAAGAGCTATCATGACAAGGGGAGGAAAACACTTGAGTTTCAGaagggagatcatgtgtttctgAGAGTTACTCCGGTAACTGGTGTTGACTGCACGTTGAAGTCTAAGAAACTTACACAAAGTTTCATTGGTCAATTTCTGATTCTTCATAGAGTAGGAGAG CTGAGGAAGTATATCCCGTATCCGTCTCGTGTGATCCAGTTGGATGATGTTCAAGTTAGAGTGAACTTGAAAGTTGAGACTTTGTCATTGAGATTTGATGATCGTGAGGTGAAGAACTTGCGAGTCAAGGAGATTGCTTTAGTAAAAGTCATGCGGGGAGCTCCTGCTGGTGGCAATGCGACGTGGGAGCTCGAGAGTAGGATGAGAGAGTCTTATCCATAA